In uncultured Methanobacterium sp., a genomic segment contains:
- a CDS encoding DUF2206 domain-containing protein produces MLNKRLNSKYFLTVILLFIFCTDILVYFNVPGLREIFGFIFLTVLPGMLIVNLLHLDRLNLTEKIVLSWGISLSFVTMVGLLINSIILFAGHTNALSLDVLLIFFNSILIALALANYFCHKDSSYRIPSLSFNTLELAIITSSFYLVLISIVGVYLLEKTGNNILLMILFLAIAIFVSLIILFRDKFPKRLYPMVIFFIGLSILLIMSLRSHHIMGSDIHLEYNLFQNTLINNYWKISDNPTVVDACITISLLPAIYQKILNIAPEMLFKFLFVILFSISPVLIYLISNKYVKKDYSFLAAFFFMSQLSFFTAESNPRTNLAILFVMLAVMVFFNDKISLPKKRLLFIVFLISCVLSHYSTSYIFFIILFLSLLVTYLSTDSINLSKYLPASLSRYLPVNLGRYLPSGLTKYLPKGAHQKSKDHPVERITTLNMVILFFSIMFLWYAQITQKAFGSGVSFFKTTLTDLFINFFISESRGTQVQALVGQGILDKAISAQIEFVFTWLLLGFIGLGILAVLVHRKKIIFTRYPGKNLFKRNIDFEFFIMAFISSILLLSMVILPHIAKGYSMDRLYLLTSTFLSLFFILGGVILADFLGRLKNQENVQGIKGTDPFRKGWDLKSLNPLGKGWDLKSLNPLGKGWDLKSLNPLGKGWDLKSLNPLGKGWDLKSIGKSVRNILSIKNSSPNRGFYILLLILVPYFLCVSGFTYNLLGENRSVLSNSNVESYYESYITDGESAGAEWLGQYRYSKSKIRTDHAGAYIMYSQGNQPFGSVDEVSLSNSDVVTGYIYLRNRNVDQGVFVWKHNIKKINSTYYGKYYIKIYDSGNCCIMLNRTRLNSVQ; encoded by the coding sequence ATGTTGAATAAAAGATTAAACAGTAAATATTTCTTAACAGTCATTTTACTATTCATATTCTGTACCGATATATTGGTATATTTCAATGTACCGGGCTTAAGGGAAATTTTCGGATTCATATTCCTGACAGTTTTACCCGGAATGTTAATAGTTAATTTACTCCATCTGGACCGGTTAAATTTAACTGAAAAAATAGTTCTCTCATGGGGAATAAGTTTATCATTTGTGACCATGGTGGGACTATTAATTAACAGCATAATCCTTTTTGCAGGACATACCAATGCTTTATCACTTGATGTGTTGTTGATCTTTTTTAATTCAATTTTAATAGCTCTAGCGCTGGCTAATTATTTCTGCCATAAGGATAGTTCTTACAGAATTCCCAGTTTATCCTTTAACACCTTGGAATTGGCAATAATCACATCCAGTTTTTATTTAGTGTTAATTAGTATTGTGGGAGTTTATTTACTTGAAAAAACAGGTAACAATATCCTATTGATGATTTTATTCTTAGCAATTGCGATCTTCGTATCATTAATCATATTATTCCGGGATAAATTCCCTAAAAGACTTTATCCCATGGTAATATTTTTTATAGGACTTTCAATCCTTCTCATAATGAGCTTACGTTCCCATCACATCATGGGTTCAGATATACACTTAGAGTACAACCTTTTCCAAAACACTTTGATTAATAATTACTGGAAGATCAGCGATAACCCCACAGTAGTTGATGCCTGTATCACCATCTCCTTGTTACCAGCCATCTACCAGAAAATACTGAACATTGCTCCTGAAATGTTATTTAAATTTTTATTCGTTATTTTATTCTCTATTTCGCCGGTATTAATCTATTTGATCTCAAATAAATATGTTAAAAAGGATTACTCATTCCTGGCAGCATTTTTCTTCATGTCACAGTTGAGTTTTTTCACTGCAGAATCCAACCCCCGGACCAACCTGGCCATTTTATTCGTTATGCTGGCAGTAATGGTTTTCTTCAATGATAAAATTTCCTTACCCAAAAAAAGACTTCTTTTCATTGTATTCCTCATATCCTGTGTCTTATCCCATTACTCCACCTCTTACATCTTCTTTATTATTCTCTTTCTAAGCCTTCTGGTTACTTACTTATCCACTGATTCAATCAATTTAAGCAAATATTTACCTGCGAGTTTGAGTAGATATTTACCGGTGAATTTGGGCAGATATTTGCCCAGTGGATTAACCAAATACTTACCAAAAGGCGCACACCAAAAATCAAAGGATCACCCGGTTGAAAGGATCACCACCCTTAATATGGTAATTTTATTTTTTTCCATCATGTTCTTATGGTACGCTCAGATTACTCAGAAGGCATTTGGATCCGGAGTTAGTTTTTTCAAAACCACTCTGACTGATTTATTCATCAATTTTTTCATATCCGAAAGCAGGGGAACACAGGTACAGGCTCTTGTTGGGCAGGGTATACTGGATAAAGCAATTTCGGCACAGATAGAATTTGTTTTCACCTGGTTACTCCTGGGATTCATCGGACTTGGTATTCTGGCTGTTTTAGTTCACAGAAAAAAGATCATATTCACCAGATATCCTGGAAAAAATTTATTCAAACGTAATATTGATTTTGAATTTTTCATCATGGCATTCATATCAAGTATCCTTTTATTATCCATGGTTATTCTCCCCCACATTGCTAAAGGTTACAGCATGGATCGTTTGTACCTGTTAACATCCACTTTCTTATCCCTGTTTTTTATTTTAGGTGGAGTTATCCTTGCAGATTTCCTGGGGAGACTTAAAAATCAGGAAAATGTCCAGGGTATTAAGGGTACGGATCCTTTCAGAAAGGGTTGGGATCTTAAAAGTTTGAATCCTTTGGGTAAGGGTTGGGATCTTAAAAGTTTGAATCCTTTGGGTAAGGGTTGGGATCTTAAAAGTTTGAATCCTTTGGGTAAGGGTTGGGATCTTAAAAGTTTGAATCCTTTGGGTAAGGGTTGGGATCTTAAAAGTATTGGAAAAAGTGTTCGTAATATACTCTCAATTAAGAATTCTTCACCAAACAGAGGATTTTATATCTTACTGCTGATTCTGGTACCTTATTTCCTATGTGTAAGTGGATTCACTTACAACTTACTGGGAGAAAACAGGTCAGTTTTATCAAACTCAAATGTGGAATCCTATTATGAATCATACATTACTGATGGAGAATCTGCAGGTGCAGAATGGTTAGGTCAGTATAGATACAGTAAATCGAAAATAAGGACGGATCATGCTGGTGCTTATATTATGTACAGCCAGGGAAATCAACCTTTTGGTTCAGTTG
- a CDS encoding NAD-dependent epimerase/dehydratase family protein: MDYSNYSDKTVLVTGGAGCVGSNLVRKLSSYTGKIIILDNLDSSYPWNIPDAENVNFVKGDILDDKILKRVFKEKPDFVFHLAAHFANQNSVDNPEHDLMVNGMGVLKVLEYSHMVDVERFVYSSSGCGVYGLDSKMPFKEPDISISLHTPYQVTKLLGELYTNYFHNLYDLPIVNARFFNVFGPGEVPGKYRNVIPNFMYWAMTHQTLPITGDGSETRDWTYVDDIVNGLMSMGIVEEAIGEAINLGSGEETPVIGMAHMVNELTGNPEGIAYVARRDWDAKTRLLSSIEKARKILNYHPKTSFKEGLKKTHYWFEENWENINKSVEF; the protein is encoded by the coding sequence ATGGATTACTCAAATTACAGTGACAAAACAGTTCTGGTAACCGGTGGAGCAGGTTGTGTTGGGAGTAACCTGGTCCGGAAACTATCCTCCTATACCGGTAAGATCATCATACTGGATAACCTTGACTCATCCTACCCATGGAACATTCCAGACGCAGAAAACGTAAATTTCGTTAAAGGAGATATCCTGGATGATAAAATCTTAAAAAGAGTTTTCAAGGAAAAACCCGACTTTGTTTTTCACCTGGCTGCACATTTTGCCAATCAGAACTCAGTGGATAACCCCGAACATGACCTGATGGTCAATGGGATGGGTGTTCTGAAAGTATTAGAATACTCCCATATGGTGGATGTGGAACGTTTTGTTTACTCATCTTCTGGCTGTGGAGTTTATGGTTTAGATTCTAAAATGCCCTTTAAAGAGCCAGATATATCAATCAGCCTACACACCCCCTACCAGGTAACCAAACTCCTGGGAGAGCTTTACACTAATTATTTCCACAATTTATACGACTTACCCATTGTCAATGCACGTTTTTTCAATGTTTTTGGTCCGGGGGAGGTTCCTGGAAAATACCGGAATGTCATTCCCAACTTCATGTACTGGGCCATGACCCACCAGACCTTACCAATAACAGGGGATGGTTCTGAGACCCGTGACTGGACCTACGTGGATGATATTGTAAATGGACTGATGAGCATGGGAATAGTTGAAGAGGCCATTGGGGAAGCCATAAACCTGGGTTCTGGAGAGGAAACACCGGTTATAGGCATGGCTCACATGGTGAATGAATTAACTGGAAACCCGGAAGGAATCGCTTATGTTGCCCGCAGGGACTGGGATGCCAAGACCCGACTTTTATCCTCCATTGAAAAAGCCAGAAAAATTCTGAACTACCATCCAAAAACTAGCTTCAAAGAGGGTTTGAAGAAAACTCATTACTGGTTTGAAGAAAACTGGGAAAATATCAATAAAAGCGTAGAATTCTGA
- a CDS encoding NAD-dependent epimerase/dehydratase family protein yields MESVKRQKFLITGGSGFLGINLTRYLVKRGHKVVIYDIVSFDYEDMVDEVQVVNGDIRNLGDLETACEDVDIIVHCAAALPLYKEEVIYATDVEGTGNVLKAAEVNNVERIIHISSTAVYGIPDHHPLYESDKLEGVGPYGTAKIDAKKVCEKYRENGMCIPIIRPKSFIGPERLGVFAIYYDWIKSKKNVPIVGNRKNKYQLLDVEDLCDAIYLCASKDKTIVNDTFNIGAREYTTMKEDFGEILSYAGFGKRIITTPAKPLILVLCLLEFFKLSPLYKWVYETAPEDSFVSIEKAEKVLEFKPKYSNKQA; encoded by the coding sequence ATGGAATCTGTAAAAAGACAAAAATTTCTTATTACGGGGGGTTCTGGATTTTTAGGTATCAACCTAACACGATACCTGGTAAAAAGAGGACATAAAGTTGTTATTTATGATATAGTATCCTTTGATTATGAGGACATGGTTGATGAAGTTCAAGTGGTAAATGGTGACATAAGGAATTTAGGTGATTTAGAAACTGCTTGTGAAGATGTGGATATTATTGTGCATTGTGCTGCTGCATTACCTCTGTATAAAGAAGAAGTTATTTATGCTACGGATGTAGAAGGTACGGGGAATGTTTTGAAAGCTGCAGAAGTAAATAATGTGGAGCGAATTATACACATTTCTTCAACTGCAGTTTACGGTATTCCAGATCATCATCCATTATATGAATCTGATAAGCTGGAAGGGGTGGGACCATATGGTACTGCTAAAATAGATGCAAAAAAAGTATGTGAAAAATACCGTGAAAATGGTATGTGCATTCCCATTATCCGACCCAAATCTTTTATTGGACCCGAAAGACTTGGTGTTTTTGCAATTTATTATGACTGGATTAAAAGCAAGAAAAACGTCCCCATTGTGGGTAATAGGAAAAACAAGTATCAACTTCTGGATGTTGAAGACCTCTGTGATGCAATTTATCTGTGTGCATCCAAGGATAAAACTATTGTTAATGATACATTCAATATTGGGGCCAGAGAATACACCACCATGAAAGAAGATTTTGGAGAAATACTAAGCTATGCAGGTTTTGGTAAAAGGATTATAACCACACCCGCAAAGCCACTTATACTGGTGTTATGTCTACTTGAATTTTTCAAACTTTCACCATTATACAAATGGGTTTATGAAACTGCACCAGAAGATTCATTTGTATCCATTGAAAAAGCAGAAAAAGTGCTGGAATTTAAACCAAAATATTCCAATAAACAGGCTTAA
- a CDS encoding glycosyltransferase, which produces MNILQVCPSFYPCLDWGGVVVVVYELSVELVSRGHQLTVYTTDSCPEIKGDNHNPQNIDGIKTYYFKNMFKKLQSKFNIANPYNLGGIPRREIKNFDVIHIHEHRTFLAVIVHRYAKKHGIPYLIQAHGSVMQHTQKTFLKKIFDRIWGYDILNDASCVIALNETELTEYNLLGVPIDKIRLIPNGINLEKFKNLPCRGKFRKKHKIGEDEKIVLYLGRLNQTKGIDDLIKVFPQILDGYPETWLVIAGPDDGFGDYLLELTRNMDKIILEGPLYNQEKLEAYVDADVFVTPTFSGFPITFLEACACGTPIVTTDRGDKLDWIEDVGLIASAENLAQDKNLVRDGNLVCDENLAQDESLAHNGLAQCILKILSDDKLSHKFSKNGQKLVKERFNWQCLSLEIEELYKEISIL; this is translated from the coding sequence ATGAACATATTACAGGTTTGCCCATCTTTCTATCCCTGTCTGGATTGGGGAGGTGTGGTGGTGGTTGTTTATGAGTTGTCAGTGGAACTTGTTTCCAGGGGACATCAACTCACAGTTTACACCACTGATAGTTGCCCTGAAATAAAAGGAGATAACCACAATCCTCAAAATATTGATGGAATCAAAACATATTATTTTAAAAACATGTTTAAAAAATTACAATCCAAATTCAACATTGCAAATCCTTATAATCTGGGGGGAATACCGCGGAGAGAAATTAAAAACTTTGATGTAATCCATATTCATGAACACCGAACATTTTTAGCGGTTATTGTTCACAGGTATGCTAAAAAACACGGTATTCCCTACCTGATCCAGGCCCATGGATCAGTTATGCAACATACACAGAAAACATTTCTAAAGAAAATATTCGACAGAATATGGGGATATGATATTTTAAATGATGCTTCATGTGTTATTGCTCTAAATGAAACCGAACTTACTGAGTATAATCTACTGGGAGTTCCTATAGATAAAATAAGGTTGATTCCAAATGGAATCAACTTGGAAAAATTTAAAAACTTACCCTGCAGGGGTAAATTTAGAAAAAAACATAAAATAGGTGAAGATGAAAAGATCGTACTGTACCTGGGAAGATTGAACCAGACCAAGGGGATCGATGACCTGATTAAAGTATTTCCCCAAATACTGGATGGTTATCCCGAGACCTGGCTGGTTATTGCGGGTCCAGATGATGGGTTTGGTGATTATCTTCTGGAATTAACCCGGAATATGGATAAAATCATATTGGAAGGTCCTCTTTACAACCAGGAAAAACTGGAAGCATATGTGGATGCCGATGTTTTTGTAACCCCCACATTCTCTGGATTTCCAATAACCTTCCTGGAAGCCTGTGCCTGTGGCACTCCAATTGTAACCACAGATAGAGGAGATAAACTGGACTGGATAGAAGATGTTGGTTTGATTGCTAGTGCTGAAAATTTAGCTCAGGATAAGAATTTGGTGCGTGATGGGAATTTAGTGTGTGATGAGAATTTAGCTCAAGATGAGAGTTTAGCACATAATGGTTTAGCTCAATGTATCCTTAAAATTTTATCTGATGATAAATTAAGCCATAAATTTAGTAAAAATGGCCAGAAATTGGTTAAAGAAAGGTTCAACTGGCAATGTTTATCCCTTGAAATTGAAGAATTATATAAAGAGATCTCGATTTTATGA
- a CDS encoding NAD(P)-dependent oxidoreductase codes for METYKILVTGGTGFIGTNLSHELERRGHEVLVADLLHKNRENYQRCDVRSYRQLENLFSEEYDYVYHLAAEYGRWNGEDYYENLWQTNVIGTKNLIRLQEKLGFRMVFFSSAEVYGDFEGIMSEDVMVKNPLQDTYQMNDYAITKWAGELMCMNSATMHQTETVRVRPVNCYGPYEEYSPYKGFIPIFIYKALHNEPYTVYKGHKRIIDYVGDTAVTLANITENFIPGEVYNVGGRTEWENDIKDYSDLVLNTVGVDDSLVNYEEAEDFTTHVKTMDFSKAIKDLKHDPKVDPGEGIQKTVQWMRWFYRLDN; via the coding sequence ATGGAAACATATAAAATTTTAGTAACTGGTGGAACAGGGTTCATTGGTACCAACCTCTCACATGAACTTGAAAGAAGGGGACATGAGGTACTGGTAGCAGATCTACTCCATAAAAATAGGGAAAATTACCAGCGATGTGATGTGCGTAGCTACCGGCAACTTGAAAACCTGTTCAGTGAAGAATACGACTACGTTTACCACCTTGCAGCAGAATACGGTCGCTGGAATGGTGAAGATTACTATGAAAACCTCTGGCAGACCAATGTTATTGGAACCAAAAACCTCATCCGATTACAGGAAAAACTGGGCTTTCGCATGGTATTCTTCTCATCAGCGGAAGTATACGGAGACTTTGAGGGCATTATGAGTGAAGATGTCATGGTTAAAAACCCCCTCCAGGACACCTACCAGATGAATGATTATGCCATAACCAAGTGGGCTGGTGAACTCATGTGTATGAACTCCGCAACCATGCACCAAACAGAAACAGTCCGGGTACGCCCGGTTAATTGTTACGGTCCATATGAAGAATATTCACCCTACAAGGGATTCATCCCCATATTTATTTACAAAGCCCTTCACAACGAACCATACACTGTTTATAAAGGCCATAAACGTATCATTGACTATGTGGGTGATACTGCAGTCACCCTGGCCAATATCACAGAAAACTTCATTCCAGGGGAGGTTTACAATGTGGGTGGCAGGACAGAATGGGAAAATGATATTAAAGACTACTCAGATCTGGTTTTAAATACTGTTGGAGTGGATGATTCCCTGGTTAACTATGAAGAAGCAGAAGATTTCACAACCCATGTAAAAACCATGGACTTTTCCAAAGCAATAAAGGACCTAAAGCATGATCCTAAGGTGGACCCGGGAGAGGGAATTCAAAAAACAGTCCAATGGATGCGATGGTTTTATAGGCTGGACAATTAA
- a CDS encoding glycosyltransferase family 4 protein, producing MKILVVQESNWIERNPHQQHHLMERLSLRNHEIRVIDYDINWRDTRNQGLISKRIVFKNVHKIHDQASVQVIRPGFIKIPVLNYLSWAWTNWKEINHQVKEFKPDVIIGFGLINTHIAAGIAKKHNIPFVYYLIDVLFNLIPEKSLQLIGKQINKGVMKNSDTIITINKKLSEAAVSLGACSDRTMVIDAGIDQEKFNPQIDGSLIREKYGVKDDELLLFFMGWIYQFAGVKEVAEELGKGQYEKIKLMVVGDGDAYPDLEKIKSKYDLGEKLILTGKKPYDQIPELIAAADICILPAHPDEIIMQDIVPIKVYEYMAMAKPVITTNLPGIRVEFGEDNGIIYTEKSDNILDVANQINPREIGQKALNLVRNNDWNKITDKFEDVLKLSSK from the coding sequence ATGAAAATACTCGTTGTACAGGAATCCAACTGGATCGAAAGGAACCCCCACCAGCAGCACCACCTCATGGAACGTTTATCATTAAGAAACCATGAAATAAGGGTTATTGATTATGATATCAACTGGAGAGATACTAGAAACCAGGGGTTAATTTCAAAGAGGATAGTTTTTAAAAACGTTCACAAAATCCATGATCAGGCCAGTGTTCAGGTTATACGGCCCGGTTTTATTAAAATTCCTGTTTTAAATTATTTATCATGGGCCTGGACCAATTGGAAAGAGATTAACCACCAGGTAAAAGAATTTAAACCAGATGTTATAATTGGATTTGGTCTGATTAACACCCATATCGCGGCAGGGATAGCTAAAAAACACAATATACCATTTGTTTATTACCTTATTGATGTTTTATTCAATTTAATACCTGAAAAATCACTGCAATTAATAGGAAAACAGATTAATAAAGGTGTTATGAAAAATTCGGATACGATTATAACCATCAACAAGAAATTATCAGAAGCTGCGGTTTCTCTTGGTGCCTGCAGTGACAGAACCATGGTCATAGATGCTGGTATTGATCAGGAAAAATTTAACCCTCAAATTGATGGTTCCCTTATCCGGGAAAAATACGGGGTGAAAGATGATGAACTGCTACTCTTTTTCATGGGCTGGATATACCAGTTTGCCGGTGTGAAAGAAGTGGCTGAAGAACTGGGTAAGGGCCAATATGAAAAAATCAAATTGATGGTGGTGGGTGATGGTGATGCCTATCCTGACCTGGAAAAAATCAAATCAAAATATGATCTGGGCGAAAAACTGATCTTAACCGGTAAAAAACCCTATGATCAGATACCAGAATTAATAGCAGCAGCTGATATCTGTATACTGCCCGCTCATCCTGATGAAATTATAATGCAGGACATAGTCCCCATCAAAGTCTATGAATACATGGCCATGGCCAAACCAGTCATCACCACGAACCTACCGGGTATTCGGGTTGAATTTGGCGAAGATAACGGCATCATCTACACTGAAAAATCAGATAATATTCTGGATGTTGCCAATCAGATCAATCCCCGAGAAATTGGTCAAAAAGCCTTGAATCTGGTCCGAAATAATGATTGGAATAAAATAACTGATAAATTTGAAGATGTATTGAAATTATCATCTAAATAG
- a CDS encoding glycosyltransferase, whose product MNVLTLQITNQENNCMGGAYDRYMTLINGFLEEGWYVHHISPRGFSNLKHESLTHYGVRGINITPHFLPFFIQTIPTMLFINKKVNIDFIIVFSPLESLMGVIFKLFNGKTRLITCFRADSVSNLKADHRKGNIALTLTIKFLNLIEKIAVKRSDYVIFLSKKNRDDILKRVNYEKDDKIDVIYNGITPRLSSLTSDYKIVRHSDKNVIGYVGAMYAAKGVSHLIKAFSNVKKVLPDATLVLVGEGLDKERFIELTADLNLEDSVIFTGYQENPFPYIRGFDLMIVPSLSEAFGIVIFEALFVQTPVFGSDKGGIPEVLIYKELLFEVGSPELELKILEFFQNTEAHEKVVKLCNQRKDVFMFDWSRKMINSIKKRLPNVE is encoded by the coding sequence ATGAATGTTTTAACTTTACAGATCACAAATCAGGAAAACAACTGTATGGGTGGTGCTTATGACAGGTACATGACCCTAATCAATGGATTCCTGGAAGAAGGATGGTATGTGCACCACATATCCCCCCGGGGATTTTCAAATCTTAAACATGAATCCTTAACTCATTATGGGGTGCGTGGAATAAATATAACACCCCATTTTTTACCATTTTTCATCCAGACCATTCCCACAATGTTATTTATCAATAAAAAAGTCAACATAGATTTCATTATTGTATTTTCCCCTTTAGAATCCTTAATGGGGGTCATATTTAAATTATTCAACGGTAAAACCAGGTTAATAACTTGCTTCCGGGCAGATTCAGTTTCAAATCTGAAAGCAGATCACAGGAAAGGGAATATTGCACTCACTTTAACTATTAAATTTCTCAATTTAATAGAAAAAATTGCAGTGAAAAGATCAGATTATGTAATTTTCCTTTCTAAAAAGAACCGTGATGATATCCTGAAGAGAGTGAATTATGAAAAAGATGACAAAATCGATGTTATATATAATGGAATTACACCAAGGCTATCCAGCCTAACTTCCGATTACAAAATCGTTAGACATTCTGATAAAAATGTGATTGGATATGTGGGAGCAATGTATGCGGCTAAAGGAGTTTCCCATTTAATCAAAGCATTTAGTAATGTTAAAAAAGTTTTACCAGATGCAACTCTGGTCCTGGTGGGTGAAGGGCTGGATAAGGAAAGATTCATTGAACTAACTGCGGATTTGAACCTGGAAGATAGTGTAATCTTTACAGGGTATCAAGAAAATCCTTTTCCTTATATCAGAGGATTCGATTTAATGATTGTACCCTCCCTGTCTGAAGCATTTGGGATTGTGATCTTTGAGGCACTTTTTGTCCAAACCCCAGTTTTCGGTTCTGATAAAGGGGGCATACCTGAAGTTCTTATATATAAAGAACTACTCTTTGAAGTTGGAAGTCCGGAACTGGAATTGAAAATTCTGGAATTTTTCCAGAATACAGAAGCACATGAAAAGGTTGTAAAGTTATGCAATCAACGTAAAGATGTGTTCATGTTTGATTGGTCACGAAAAATGATAAATTCTATTAAAAAAAGGTTACCTAATGTTGAATAA